The following are from one region of the Vitis riparia cultivar Riparia Gloire de Montpellier isolate 1030 chromosome 9, EGFV_Vit.rip_1.0, whole genome shotgun sequence genome:
- the LOC117922728 gene encoding transcription factor MYB4-like, protein MAEKEVKSIGSVKDVRKEMNRGAWTAEEDRKLAEVIEVHGAKRWKMIATTAGLNRCGKSCRLRWMNYLRPNIKRGNISDQEEDLILRLHKLLGNRWSLIAGRLPGRTDNEIKNYWNSHLSKKIKQEKQSGGSTRGCSKLQRTRVVEEVNVAEVKREDTSNGGDQCSKVNFNVDEFFDFSEEGPLNLEWVSQFLELDEGLCHPS, encoded by the exons atggcTGAGAAGGAAGTGAAGTCAATTGGGTCTGTGAAAGATGTGaggaaggaaatgaatagaGGAGCATGGACAGCAGAAGAAGATAGAAAACTGGCTGAGGTTATTGAAGTCCATGGTGCCAAGAGGTGGAAGATGATTGCAACCACAGCAG GTTTGAATCGGTGTGGGAAGAGTTGCAGGCTTCGATGGATGAATTATCTAAGACCCAACATCAAGAGAGGCAACATATCAGACCAGGAAGAGGACTTGATACTCAGGCTTCACAAACTCTTGGGAAATAG gTGGTCTTTGATTGCTGGAAGATTGCCAGGTCGAACAGATAATGAGATAAAGAACTACTGGAATTCTCATTTGAGCAAGAAAATAAAGCAGGAGAAGCAAAGTGGAGGTTCAACAAGAGGCTGCTCCAAACTTCAGAGAACAAGAGTGGTAGAGGAGGTGAATGTTGCAGAGGTGAAACGAGAGGACACCTCTAATGGAGGTGATCAATGCTCGAAAGTGAACTTCAATGTCGACGAATTCTTTGATTTCTCCGAGGAGGGTCCTCTGAACTTAGAGTGGGTGAGCCAATTCCTTGAACTGGATGAGGGCTTATGCCATCCTTCATAA
- the LOC117922729 gene encoding ubiquitin-like protein ATG12 produces MASESPSSARKVVVHLRATGDAPILKQAKFKIPGTDKFAKVIEFLRRQLHRDTLFVYVNSAFSPNPDELVIDLYNNFGFDGKLVVNYACSMAWG; encoded by the exons ATGGCTTCTGAATCTCCAAGCTCTGCACGTAAAG TTGTTGTTCATCTGAGAGCCACTGGTGATGCGCCTATACTCAAGCAGGCCAAGTTCAAG ATTCCTGGAACTGACAAATTTGCTAAAGTGATTGAATTTCTTCGCAGACAACTACACAGGGACACATTG TTTGTATATGTCAACAGTGCATTCTCACCAAACCCAGATGAATTGGTGATTGATTTGTATAAT AATTTCGGTTTTGATGGTAAACTGGTGGTAAATTATGCTTGTTCGATGGCATGGGGTTGA
- the LOC117921547 gene encoding transcription factor MYB1-like, protein MGRSPCCAKEGLNRGAWTATEDKILTEYIKVHGEGKWRNLPKKAGLKRCGKSCRLRWLNYLRPDIKRGNITHDEEELIIRLHKLLGNRWSLIAGRLPGRTDNEIKNYWNTNIGKKISSTPNHKPRIQSEERPNSTSISPRPSLNNGPPPVLHAKPSRCTKVFIATEPPKIDQVIDTRPVSLGPSTVQGLAMAHDQKAEEPDSSPAIGSGNENDSNPSDFMIDFEMDANFLSEFLNSDFSQLCDFHDGVEADSNTNTSSTSQHSSPNATEAPLLMNEEETLQNSNLFSLDSFLDCEMDWFC, encoded by the exons ATGGGTAGGAGCCCCTGTTGTGCCAAGGAAGGTTTGAATAGGGGAGCATGGACTGCTACTGAAGATAAGATCCTCACAGAATACATTAAAGTACATGGGGAAGGGAAGTGGAGGAACCTTCCCAAGAAAGCAG GTCTCAAAAGATGTGGGAAGAGTTGCAGGCTGAGGTGGTTGAATTATCTGAGACCTGATATCAAGAGAGGGAACATAACCCATGATGAAGAAGAGCTCATTATCAGGCTTCACAAGCTCCTGGGGAACAG ATGGTCTCTCATTGCTGGAAGGCTTCCGGGCCGAACAGACAATGAAATCAAGAACTATTGGAACACCAACATTGGGAAGAAAATAAGCTCCACCCCCAATCATAAGCCAAGAATCCAATCTGAAGAGAGGCCGAATTCCACCTCGATTAGCCCGCGACCTTCGCTGAATAATGGACCGCCGCCCGTGCTCCATGCTAAGCCATCAAGGTGTACTAAAGTATTCATTGCCACTGAGCCACCAAAAATTGATCAAGTAATTGACACTAGACCAGTGTCATTAGGACCCTCTACGGTTCAAGGATTGGCCATGGCGCATGATCAGAAGGCAGAGGAGCCGGATTCTTCACCGGCGATCGGTTCTGGGAATGAGAATGATAGCAATCCTTCTGATTTCATGATAGACTTTGAGATGGATGCAAACTTCCTATCTGAGTTCCTCAACTCTGATTTCTCACAATTATGTGACTTCCATGATGGGGTTGAAGCAGATAGTAACACTAACACTAGTAGCACAAGTCAGCACTCATCTCCCAATGCCACAGAAGCCCCACTGCTGATGAATGAAGAAGAAACACTGCAAAACTCTAATCTATTTTCCTTGGATTCTTTTCTTGATTGCGAAATGGACTGGTTCTGCTGA